From Treponema vincentii F0403, the proteins below share one genomic window:
- a CDS encoding ABC transporter permease: MNILKIAFRNLNRQKRRSMLLVIAIVFAFLIVTLIDGLSAGARKSLEYQIAKIIGGHVYVTGAEKAADKTEDDKANEYLPPESVELVHRIIKEEKIDALYTTVRAQRYGTLIFAGNQLTAQIAGCKFDEEEALRNSFAFKEGGWENVTIENALFIPQKTAEALNVALNDVILYEMTTLSGQATVAEFQIAGIYQDQSQFDQIQFYANFDYLNKIAEIPEGCVAQFGIFLRDENQQDAVASIFEKRLAEYGPVTSRELAAQFNPTSPGQELLRQLNDGKWDGTKYAVMTFYDFAPQMVTLSQTIQWVSLGVLLVLLLVTMIGISNTFRMVVHERKGEIGTMRSCGVSRGKVSLLFLAEAGFLSVIGAVAGFVLALLVMLIISLIPISIDSVLSMLTTNGHFLWILSPTVICLKFLLTAFLAILAALGPAIRAANMIPAEALRSSK; the protein is encoded by the coding sequence ATGAATATATTAAAGATTGCATTTCGGAATTTAAATAGGCAAAAACGGCGTAGTATGTTGTTGGTTATTGCGATTGTATTTGCGTTTCTTATTGTAACATTGATCGACGGATTATCGGCAGGTGCGCGTAAGAGCCTGGAATATCAGATTGCAAAGATTATCGGCGGGCATGTCTATGTAACCGGGGCAGAAAAGGCAGCGGACAAGACAGAAGATGATAAGGCGAATGAATACCTTCCCCCCGAAAGTGTTGAGCTTGTGCATAGAATCATCAAAGAAGAAAAAATTGATGCATTGTATACAACTGTACGTGCACAGCGTTACGGCACGCTGATTTTTGCAGGGAATCAGTTGACTGCTCAAATTGCAGGCTGCAAATTCGATGAGGAAGAAGCCTTGCGCAACAGTTTCGCGTTTAAAGAAGGCGGATGGGAGAATGTAACCATAGAAAACGCTCTTTTTATCCCTCAAAAAACTGCCGAAGCGCTGAATGTCGCTTTGAATGATGTTATCCTTTATGAAATGACTACGTTAAGCGGGCAGGCAACGGTTGCGGAATTTCAAATAGCTGGTATCTATCAGGATCAAAGCCAGTTTGATCAAATACAGTTTTATGCGAACTTCGATTATCTCAATAAAATTGCCGAAATTCCCGAAGGGTGTGTTGCTCAGTTCGGTATTTTCTTGAGAGATGAAAACCAGCAAGATGCTGTTGCGTCCATTTTTGAAAAGCGCCTTGCCGAATACGGTCCCGTTACCAGCCGTGAACTGGCGGCGCAGTTTAACCCAACCTCTCCCGGGCAGGAACTGCTGCGGCAGTTGAATGACGGTAAGTGGGACGGAACAAAATACGCCGTTATGACCTTCTACGATTTTGCGCCGCAGATGGTAACGCTCTCGCAGACGATACAGTGGGTCAGTCTCGGTGTGCTGTTGGTATTGCTGCTCGTTACGATGATCGGTATTTCCAATACGTTCAGGATGGTGGTACATGAGCGGAAGGGGGAAATCGGCACCATGCGTTCCTGCGGTGTCAGCAGGGGGAAGGTGAGTCTTTTATTTCTTGCGGAAGCAGGCTTTCTTTCGGTCATCGGCGCCGTAGCGGGCTTTGTGCTTGCACTGCTCGTTATGCTGATTATCAGCCTTATCCCCATATCGATTGACTCGGTACTCAGTATGCTCACCACAAACGGGCATTTCTTGTGGATACTGTCGCCGACCGTTATCTGCTTAAAATTCCTGCTAACGGCTTTCTTGGCAATTCTTGCAGCGCTCGGTCCCGCAATCCGTGCAGCCAACATGATTCCTGCGGAAGCGCTGCGGTCAAGCAAGTAA